The sequence below is a genomic window from Pseudomonas cannabina.
CGTCCGCAGTCAGCGGCAGCTCGAGATTGATACGCGCCTCATCAGTGAAGGTATCCAGCAGGGCGCTGAAAAAAGGTTGGGCGGCGTCACCCAGCGAATCGCCCAAATGGTTGAAGCGCTTGAACCCCTCCCCGGTGCTGACCAGAATCCGGTGCACGGCACTGGCGCGGGTGCTTTCGAGGCTCGCGATTTCATCCCCCTCCAGCGTGTCTCTGTGCAGATCGATGGAAATATCACCGCGCCAGCCCGGCAGGTCTCGCAACAGACCAAGCCCTGCAACATGCGTATCCGGATTGTCGGTCGAACTGCGGTAGAAACCCTCGATGGCGCGGTTTATCCTCAGTTGCTGCTGATACTCCCGGGCATGCTCGGCAAGCTCCAGAGGGATTCGTTTCTCTGAAGTCATCCATGTTTTGTCAGCGTCACTTGCCATGCTGACGAGCTCAAGGGCGACGCTGTCAGGCAGCCTGCCAAAGTCGCGCTGGAGCGGTTCGACCAGCGGATCGCTACTACGATTCTCCAGTGCCTGAACACCGTCAAGCAGTCGCTCCACATGGAGCTCAGCGTAGTCGGCCAGATGACGCCTCAAGCCTTGAACCCGAGCGGTTTTGTCTGTGCTGCCGGTGCCGGTCAGAAGCGTGACTTCATCGGATGTCAGCCCTTCCAGCAATTGCCCGAGCACTTGGGTCAGATTGCCTGTCGGCCCCACCACATGAGAGGAAAGCGTCATCTGCCGACCTGCGTTCCAGGCATCGAGCATGTTCCCGTCAGCATCGACCAGCAGCAACCCCCTATCCGTTCGCCAACGCGGCGACGAAGCCAGCAGCTTCATCCATGGCTGGATGTAGACTACCGACACTTCTGGCAGGTCGTCGGCCTAGAGTGCCTCAATGCAGCCTTGCAGCTCCCGCTCGATCGCCACGCGCTGAATGGCATCATTCAACAAGGCCGGAGGCCGGAGGCTTTCGACGTGTATCTGGCGTAACACACCTTCACTGGTGCCGGTAATGCGCATGACCTTGTGGATTTCGTCCTCGGTAAAGGCATCACAGGCCGGGCTCAGACGCCGGAACGCCTTGACTTCATCCCAGCCCATGGGATTTTCCCATTCGTGGTGCCAGATGCCGGCACCGTTGTGTTTCAGCGTCGGCGAGTACGAACGTTCATCCACCGGGTGCTTGATGCGCCAGTTGGCACCGGTCGCATCCGCCTCGACGCGATACAGTTTGCCATCCAGAGGCAGCCAGGTCTTGCCGTCCACCTCGTAGAGCACCAAAGCGTTGACGACCAGCCCTTCAGGCAGGCTGACGGTATCCGCAAAAGCGTTGACCGATGGCTTTCCAAGACGGATCGATCCGTTCACTCTCTTTTGCACCAGGCTTTCAATGAACATCGACGGTTCAAGCCGCGCGACTGCGCCCGCGACACTTCCCAGCACCAGCATCTGGGCAATATTTTCGCCAATGTTGTAAATGTGTTGCATCGCCTCTTCCACTTCACCGTGAGTCCAGTCTTCGTAGGCTACGAACGCTGCACTGGCAAGCTGATAGATCGCAACCACGGCCATGACTTCGCCCAGCACCGGCACAAACAGCCCGGCCGCGTTGAGTACATTCATGCCGTTATCTTTCAGGCTTTCAAGCAGTGCATCACGGGCTTGTTGATCCGCCTGCGCAGACGGCACCGCGATGGCTCGTGAATCACCGTAGGTTTTGGCCAGCAAATGTTCGTAAAGCAGCTCGAAAGGCGGTTTCGAAAAGGGCTGGGGCTGTAACAGCAGGTCAGCGTCGACGTCCAGCGTGTGCGCCGGGGCGGGATAGAGCCGCGATTTCAGCCTGGAAAAGAACTCCGGACTTTGGCTCAGGCTGATGAAACGGCTGAAATAGCGCCGATAACCTTCGCTGTCGAGCGCTTGCACGAGGCTGGCATTGAAGGCCCGTAGCGACGCGTACTGCTTGATCGGATTTGAGGGCTCCGCGGGCAGATAGACAAGGCAAGGCCCGCTGTCCGGGTCGGGAATATTCTGCTGAATCAGCAGGGCACCGTGTAAAAGGCAGCCCGAAAAAGCGTAGGTATCGAGCATGTGCAACTGACAGTAACGCAGGCCTTTGCCATCCCAGCGTCGCGGCCCGGCAGGCTTCAACATATTCAGCAGCATCTGATAAGCCGCCTCGCTAATATCGCTCTTCATCATGGCCGTGTGTGCGAGCACCTCGACAGCATCACGCTCACAGCCAATGAAAGCAGCCGCAACCGCCTTTGCAGCATCGGGCGAGGAAGGCTTGAATACGCTGTTCAGATGGGCTTGATAACGGGCACCCAGGTCCAGGTCGTGGCAAAAATCAGCGAACTGCTCAAGATTGATATTGAGGCGATCCTTGTATTCGACCTTGTACCTTCGTTCAGCGCTGTCGATCAGCCGGTACCGCAAGCCACCTGTGCGCAGGATTGCCGAATACGGATCGAACCGGCTTCGATCGCTGGTGGCGAAGTTCTGCAAGGCGGCCTGCAAAAGTGTTTACTCAAGGGGCGCAGGATTCCAGGCGCTGTCGTAACGCCAGGTCATCAGCTGGAAGGCTTCAACGTCCAGCGCAAGTTTGAAGCGCTCGGAAAACGCCTGCAACAGCAACGGAGCGGCAAATTCCTGCGCCGATATCAGGCGATTACGGATGGGCGCCAGCACATGCCAGGAGCGCAGGCCGTTCTGCTGGCTGGCGTGCAGGGCATGACGCAATGTTGCCGGTGCGTTCAGATACCACACTGGCAGATTGTCGCGGATGAACCCGCCATTGGGATGGTCTGCTTCGAAGGGCGTAGCGTCGAGTTGCTGTGCGGGAAGCTGCGTAGCAGACGCTGCTTGCGTTTCAGGTGCGATGTTGACAGAGAACATGATCGATACCGGCGATGGCTTCTTGAAAAGCCCACACGATAACGACCCAAAGAGGAGCATGTGACATAGCGGGATATGACATGACCAGTAGCGCTCTCTGCTAGAGCGCTACTCTCCTGATCGAGCGTTCTCAGCGCTTGCGCAGAATCACGCTGCCGATCGAATAACCTGCGCCGAATGAACTGAGCACCGCCAGCGCGCCTTTGGGCAGATCATCCTGATAGGTGTGAAACGCAATGACCGAACCGGCCGAACTGGTGTTGCCATACGTGTCGAGAATGACTGGCGCCTCTTCGATGCTGGCATCACGGCCCAGCAGCTTCTTGGTAATCAGGTGGTTCATGCTCAGGTTGGCCTGATGCAGCCAGAAGCGCTTTACGTCACTGATGTTAATGCCGTTGTCCTGCAAATGCGCACTGACCAGCTCGGCCACCATCGGGCACACCTCACGAAACACCTTGCGCCCTTCCTGCACGAACAGCTTGTCCGGGGCATTCTGGCCCTGGCCCGAGGTGCGGTTGAGGAAGCCGAAGTTGTTGCGGATGTTGTTGGAGAATTTGGTCAGCAAACGGGTGCTGACGATATCGAACTGGTAAGGCGAGGTAGCAAGGTCAGCCCGCTCGACCACGACGGCGGTCGCACCATCACCGAAGATGAAATGGCTGTCGCGGTCACGGAAATTCAAATGTGCGGTGCAGATCTCCGGGCTGATCACCAGCATGGCGCGCGCCTGGCCAAGCTGCACGCTGTTGCAGGCAGCCTGAATGCCGAAGGTTGCCGACGAACAGGCCACGTTCATGTCGAAACCGTAACCTGCGATCCCCAGCGCTTCCTGAATTTCGATGGAGATCGCCGGATAGGCCCGCTGCAGGTTGGAGCAGGCGACAATCACGCCATCGATGTCTGCGGCCGTTCTGCCTGCGCGCTGCAATGCCTGCTCGGCGGCTGCAACCCCCATCTGGCAGAGTATCGACCATTCGTCATTGCTGCGTTCCGGCAGGTTGGGCTTCATACGCTGCGGGTCGAGAATGCCCTGCTTGTCCATCACGAAGCGGCTTTTGATGCCCGACGCCTTCTCGATGAACGCAGCGCTGGATTCGCTGAGCGCTTGCACTTCACCGCGCTCGATGGCCGCTGCGTTCTCGCTGTTGAACTGTGCAACCCAGGCATTGAAAGACTGCACCAGCTCTTCGTTGGAAATGCTGTTGGCCGGGGTAAACAGGCCTGTGCCGCTGATGACGACGTTGTGCACGGTCGTTCCTCTTTTATTGAGTTGCAGGTAATGACCTGCTCAGGCACGGCATGTGAAGGCCCGCGCTTTATCGGGGCCCACACGCCAGTGCAAATGTAAAAGCGGCTCACAACAACGAGCAGCATTTCATGACACGGTGAAGACAGGCGCGGAGTGTGCCATACAGCCCGGTTTTGGCGCTATCAGCCAATGAATATAGCCCCGATAGCCATCCGCTAACCCGCTGACAGGTGGCGCAACATCAGCCTTCTACCTGACTCCACTGCTTGCTCAACCGTTTGTCAGACACCGGCATTTTGGTACCCAGCTGTTGAGCGAACAGCGACACGCGATACTCTTCCATCCACCAGCGATACAGCGCCAGTTCCGGGTCGCGCTTGCCTTCCTGTGCATGCTTGTCGGCGCGCGCCCGGTATTGCGCCCAAAGGCCCGCCAGCTCGATGCTCCAGACCCGGTCCTTCTGCACCTGACCGGGCAGTTTCTCCAGACGCATCTCGATGGCTCTGAGATAGCGCGGCAACTCCTTGAGCCAGACCGCCGGTGTTTCGCGGACAAACCCGGGATACACCAGCTTGCCGAGCTGCGCCTTGATATCGTTCAGGGCCACCGCCTGAGCCAGGTCAATCTTGCCTTTGAAGCGCTTTTGCAAACCGTGCCACAACGTGAGAATTTCCAGAGTCAGCTTCGCCAGCCGCTCGGCATGCTCGGTCCAGTCAGCGCGCTTGCGCTCGGCCAGCGACAGCAAGCCGGCACCGTCACGCGGCAGTTCGGCTTCACCTTCCAGCACGCAACTGTCGAGACTGGCCAGCAGAATGTCTTCGACCAGCGCATCGATACGCCCCAGCTCGCGATACAGCAGGGCCAGTTCGGTCTGCCCCGGCAGCTTGTTGCGCAAGAACTTCGCGGGCTCGGCCAGTTGCTGCAATAACAAGCGTTGCAAAGCACGCCGATGCTGATACTCGGCTTCGGCCTGAGTGGAGAAGCGACCTTCCTTGACCGTACCGCCCTCTTCGACCAGCGCCGGGTAGACCGTCATCGACAGCCCGGCAATGTTTTGCTGCGTCTTCTGCGCCACCGGGGCGAAGACCTTGGCCTCCACCGGCTGCTGATGTTTCGCGCTTTGCGGCACCGCCAGCGCCGCCTGGCTCGCTTGCGCGAAACGTGCCGTCAGCTCGGCCAGATCACGCCCTTCGCCGAGAAACTTGCCGTGACCGTCGACGATTTCCAGGTTCATCCTCAGATGGCCTTCAAGCTGTTGCGCAGCCTCGGCCCAGGCTTCGTCGCTGACCCGCGCGCCGGTCATGCGCAATAGCTCGCGGCCCAGTGCCTGCGGCAACGAGCCTTCAGCGAAGGTGATGCGTTGCAGGGCCGCCTTGATAAAGTCCGGGACCGGCACGAAGTTCTTGCGCACGGCTTTGGGCAGGTTGCGGACCAGCGCGATGCACTTGGTCTCCAGCAAGCCCGGCACCAGCCATTCAAGACGCTCGGCGGGCAGCGACAACAGCAAAGGCGCCGGCACACGCAAGGTCACACCGTCGCGCGGATGATTGGGCTCGAAGTGATAACTCAGCGACAGGCTCAGATCGCCCAGGCTCAAGGTGTCCGGGTACTGCGCTGCAGTGACTTCACTGGCCTCGCGGGCCAGCACGTCTTCTTCGCGCATGATCAGCAGCTGCGGGTTCTTCTGGCTCTCGGTCTTGTACCAGCTGTCGAAAGTCGCCGTCTGGTGAATCTCGGCCGGAATTCGCGCTTCGTAGAAGCTGTACAGGGTGTCTTCGTCAGCCAGAATATCGCGACGACGAGCCTTGGCTTCCAGTTCGTCGAGCTGCTCCAGCAGACGGGTGTTGGCGGTCAGGCATTTGGCCCGGGACAGGATATCGCCACGCACCAGTCTTTCACGAATGAACAATTCACGCGATACCACCGGGTCGATGGGCCCGTAATGCACCGGACGACGACCGACCACGATCAGGCCGAACAGGGTGATCTGCTCGAACGCAACCACCTGCCCGCGCTTCTTCTCCCAGTGCGGTTCGAAGTGGTTTTTCTTGATCAGGTGCCCGGCCAGCGGCTCGATCCAGTCTGAATCGATCTTCGCGACCATGCGCGCGTACAGCTTGGTGGTCTCGACCAGTTCGGCAGTCATCAGCCACTGCGGACGCTTCTTGCCCAGCCCGGAAGACGGGTGAATCCAGAAACGTCGCTGGCGGGCGCCCAAGTAGTCGCCCTCGTCGGCTTTTTGCCCGATCTGGCTGAGCAGGCCAGACAAAATGGCCTTGTGGAATTTCGGGTAGTCCGCCGGCTCCTTGTTGACCGTCAGTTGCAGGTCGCGACAGATCAGGCTCAGTTGCCGATGGGAATCACGCCATTCGCGCAGGCGCAGGTAATTCAGAAAGTTACGCCGACACCAGTTGCGCAACGGGCTGGCTGTCAGCGTCTGGCGCTGTTCTTCGAAGCCGCGCCACAGATTGACCAGCCCGGCAAAATCCGAATCGGCATCCTTCCATTGCGCGTGCGCCTGATCCGCCGCCTGCTGGCGCTCGGGCGGCCGCTCACGCACGTCTTGCACCGACATGGCACTGGCGACGATCAGCACTTCTTGCAGGCTGCCCTGTTGCGCCGCTTCCAGCAGCATGCGCCCCATACGCGGGTCGACCGGCAGGCGCGCCAGCTGGCGACCCAGCGGGGTCAGCTGATTCTCGCGATTGACCGCCGACAGTTCCTGCAACAGGTTGAAACCATCGCTGATCGCCTTGCCGTCGGGCGGCTCGATGAACGGGAAATCGGTGATCTCACCCAATCGCAGGTGCAGCATCTGCAGGATCACTGCCGCCAGGTTGGTGCGCAGAATCTCGGGATCGGTGAACTCGGGACGACCGTTGAAATCCTCTTCGCTGTACAGGCGCACGCACAGACCTGGCTCGACCCGCCCGCAACGGCCTTTACGCTGGTTGGCGCTGGCCTGGGAAACGGCTTCGATCGGCAGACGCTGAACCTTGGCGCGATAGCTGTAACGACTGATGCGCGCCGTCCCGGTATCGATCACGTAACGGATACCCGGCACGGTCAGCGAGGTTTCCGCGACGTTGGTGGCCAGCACCACGCGACGGCCGGGATGCGACTGAAAGATGCGCTGTTGTTCGGCGGGTGAAAGCCGTGCGTACAGCGGCAGAATCTCGGTGTGCCTGAGCTGGGCCTTGCGCAGCATTTCGGCGGCATCGCGAATCTCGCGTTCGCCGGGCAAGAACACCAGCACATAGCCGGGGCTCTTGCGCTCACTGCGTTCAAAGTCTGCAAGCTCTTCCAGGGTGGCAAGAATCGCCTGATCGACCGTCAGATCGTCTTCGACGCTGTTGCCCTCTTCGTCCTGCTCGCTGGTCAGCGGTCGATACCAGACGTCCACCGGGAAGGTGCGACCCGACACTTCAATCACTGGCGCATCGTTGAAATGTTCGGAAAAGCGCTGCAGGTCGATGGTGGCTGAGGTAATGATGACCTTGAGGTCCGGACGACGCGGCAGCAGGGTCTTCAGATAGCCCAGCAGGAAGTCGATGTTCAGGCTGCGTTCGTGGGCTTCGTCGACGATGATCGTGTCGTAACGCTCAAGAAAGCGGTCATGCTGGGTTTCAGCCAGCAGAATGCCGTCGGTCATCAGTTTGATCAGGGTATTGCTGTCGCTTTGATCCTCGAAACGCACCTGATAACCGACCAGCGCGCCCAGCGGCGTGCCAATCTCCTCGGCGACCCGGCTGGCCACGCTGCGTGCGGCGATCCGGCGCGGCTGGGTATGACCGATCAGGCCATGCTGACCGCGACCGATTTCCAGGCAGATTTTCGGCAACTGGGTGGTTTTGCCCGAGCCGGTTTCGCCGGCGATGATCAACACCTGATGCTTGAGCAGCGCTTCTTTGATTTCGTCACGCTTGGCGGCGATGGGCAGGTTATCGTCATAACGAATCGCCGGCACGCTCTCACGCCGCGCCGTCACCTGGGCGCACGAAGCATGAACCCGCGCCACCCACTGAGCCAGCTTCGCCTCGTCGGGCTTCTTGCGCAGCTCGTGCAACTGACGGCGCAGACGATGGCGTTCGCTGATCATCGCTTGGTCGAGGTTTTTCAGGAGTTGGTCGATAGAGGGCGATTCGTCGGTCATCAGGCGCGCAGGGTCTTTTTCAAATGGCAG
It includes:
- the hrpA gene encoding ATP-dependent RNA helicase HrpA; translated protein: MTDESPSIDQLLKNLDQAMISERHRLRRQLHELRKKPDEAKLAQWVARVHASCAQVTARRESVPAIRYDDNLPIAAKRDEIKEALLKHQVLIIAGETGSGKTTQLPKICLEIGRGQHGLIGHTQPRRIAARSVASRVAEEIGTPLGALVGYQVRFEDQSDSNTLIKLMTDGILLAETQHDRFLERYDTIIVDEAHERSLNIDFLLGYLKTLLPRRPDLKVIITSATIDLQRFSEHFNDAPVIEVSGRTFPVDVWYRPLTSEQDEEGNSVEDDLTVDQAILATLEELADFERSERKSPGYVLVFLPGEREIRDAAEMLRKAQLRHTEILPLYARLSPAEQQRIFQSHPGRRVVLATNVAETSLTVPGIRYVIDTGTARISRYSYRAKVQRLPIEAVSQASANQRKGRCGRVEPGLCVRLYSEEDFNGRPEFTDPEILRTNLAAVILQMLHLRLGEITDFPFIEPPDGKAISDGFNLLQELSAVNRENQLTPLGRQLARLPVDPRMGRMLLEAAQQGSLQEVLIVASAMSVQDVRERPPERQQAADQAHAQWKDADSDFAGLVNLWRGFEEQRQTLTASPLRNWCRRNFLNYLRLREWRDSHRQLSLICRDLQLTVNKEPADYPKFHKAILSGLLSQIGQKADEGDYLGARQRRFWIHPSSGLGKKRPQWLMTAELVETTKLYARMVAKIDSDWIEPLAGHLIKKNHFEPHWEKKRGQVVAFEQITLFGLIVVGRRPVHYGPIDPVVSRELFIRERLVRGDILSRAKCLTANTRLLEQLDELEAKARRRDILADEDTLYSFYEARIPAEIHQTATFDSWYKTESQKNPQLLIMREEDVLAREASEVTAAQYPDTLSLGDLSLSLSYHFEPNHPRDGVTLRVPAPLLLSLPAERLEWLVPGLLETKCIALVRNLPKAVRKNFVPVPDFIKAALQRITFAEGSLPQALGRELLRMTGARVSDEAWAEAAQQLEGHLRMNLEIVDGHGKFLGEGRDLAELTARFAQASQAALAVPQSAKHQQPVEAKVFAPVAQKTQQNIAGLSMTVYPALVEEGGTVKEGRFSTQAEAEYQHRRALQRLLLQQLAEPAKFLRNKLPGQTELALLYRELGRIDALVEDILLASLDSCVLEGEAELPRDGAGLLSLAERKRADWTEHAERLAKLTLEILTLWHGLQKRFKGKIDLAQAVALNDIKAQLGKLVYPGFVRETPAVWLKELPRYLRAIEMRLEKLPGQVQKDRVWSIELAGLWAQYRARADKHAQEGKRDPELALYRWWMEEYRVSLFAQQLGTKMPVSDKRLSKQWSQVEG
- a CDS encoding beta-ketoacyl-ACP synthase III; the encoded protein is MHNVVISGTGLFTPANSISNEELVQSFNAWVAQFNSENAAAIERGEVQALSESSAAFIEKASGIKSRFVMDKQGILDPQRMKPNLPERSNDEWSILCQMGVAAAEQALQRAGRTAADIDGVIVACSNLQRAYPAISIEIQEALGIAGYGFDMNVACSSATFGIQAACNSVQLGQARAMLVISPEICTAHLNFRDRDSHFIFGDGATAVVVERADLATSPYQFDIVSTRLLTKFSNNIRNNFGFLNRTSGQGQNAPDKLFVQEGRKVFREVCPMVAELVSAHLQDNGINISDVKRFWLHQANLSMNHLITKKLLGRDASIEEAPVILDTYGNTSSAGSVIAFHTYQDDLPKGALAVLSSFGAGYSIGSVILRKR